A portion of the Carassius carassius chromosome 42, fCarCar2.1, whole genome shotgun sequence genome contains these proteins:
- the LOC132124160 gene encoding rho GTPase-activating protein 29-like isoform X2, with product MLQQSSGGLNKLSLGMARLPNSHFFPLSSGSGSWGLGRSAKSSSLSSVSSASDSMDMAGADPDCIMQLVNDVRRFADALLHLKEAFNTKDHQDCLHKLVHERLGELLRVLKAVISKHHSLNSVEILSAAGTLIAKVKGVNFKEVNEDNKQTLFSEIYTSIDKLAFTFGNVVSDFLMGDVENGSALGLPQACRSRSFENLTVESSGCGPEKDDPPGPSPPARVEEMDGALLRSDSGVESALLYAKAWSKYTKELLAWVDKRLNMDIECAKSYAKMAESAKTLAFQQEHMPFRDIYLSAFKNDIEYSQLIMQTTAALQSNKFMQPLQARKTELDKLRKEVKEQWQREQKKMHEAESALKKARLLQTQRQEEYEKARCSTNRVEEDQIGMAGGKLLEKRRKLEEEALQKAEEAQEHYKQCITDVGVKRVDLANTKSEILTQIRELVFQCDLTLKAVTVNWFQMQQVQVVSLPVNFQSLCENTKLYEPGLCYTEFVKSLPSDRTRVESFSFDICGTQNTGLPLSKRVIISGHSPQLHLSQASLTPGDFLSADDVESHVQARTGKMTGRRSNSSTDIQALKIQGPFRVWRTSSQGGGMCSDSESAGGSSESRSLDSPTASPGDFKRRLPRTPSTGTMSSADDLDEREPPSPSDNGLSEMITEAASSPGPFRNTQMSKAAQTHKLRKLRAPSKCRECDSLVVFLGAECEECSLACHKKCLETLAIQCGHKKLQGKLHLFAIDFAQAAKNSPDGIPFIIKKCTSEIENRALNIKGIYRVNGAKSRVEKLCQAFENGKDLVELSDLYPHDISNVLKLYLRQLPEPLILFRFYNDFIGLAKESQSIIVDEVEASGGNPAPDSSQVSVELKRVLFKIKDLLCQLPSAHYKTLQFLIQHLHRVTERADENKMTASNLGIIFGPTLIKPRQADTEVSLSSLVDYPYQALMVELLIRHYEMIFDTPLSPLPPSSPVAESSPLPIKSRFTPQEKKQQLSRHSKSLVDIKEPKAKTYKRYSSVIPSTHLMDEVKEGKIRSDKDFAAVDDTVDINKFLSSSVPEMRNSPGLSRRNHVTRVQLRPPRPKLISRPISMPAERLLNLAKVDECNVKNAVEEDDNNGGNPVIEEVSEEEKPKYRAGNHYRKSYIDTQTLRRTWDKQYKHHDITPKTFVFTTDCPSDSGTNDASVHTTSLTSSSFSEHTKTPSTVLANRPYTIAVRPGRTLRREGNVNEYCPVPTSFRPPRTLQPPPGTFYKPPGSRTKSLTEVELKTSKATANSTEEEEEDDDDDDDDEDEEEGEEGFGVEVSVDEPEPDLDAEPSPEPDAQDTDPLPLHQSPSSSSEELGQNETKPVYQRLRSRRMQDLEHREAHFV from the exons ATCACCAGGACTGTCTGCACAAGCTGGTTCACGAGCGTCTGGGAGAGCTGTTGCGTGTATTAAAAGCTGTGATTTCCAAGCATCACTCCCTGAATTCAGTGGAGATCCTCAGCGCGGCCGGGACCCTCATCGCAAAGGTCAAAG GTGTGAACTTCAAGGAAGTGAATGAAGACAATAAGCAGACACTCTTTTCTGAGATCTACACTTCCATAGATAAATTGGCCTTCACGTTTGGCAATGT AGTGTCTGACTTCCTTATGGGAGATGTAGAGAACGGCTCAGCCTTGGGGCTTCCTCAGGCCTGCAGGAGCAGG TCTTTTGAAAACCTGACGGTGGAGTCCAGTGGATGTGGGCCGGAAAAAGATGACCCTCCAG GTCCCTCTCCACCCGCTCGGGTGGAGGAGATGGATGGAGCTTTGCTCCGTAGTGACAGCGGGGTGGAGTCGGCCCTGCTTTATGCCAAAGCCTGGTCAAAATATACAAAGGAGCTCCTGGCCTGGGtggacaaacgtcttaatatgg ACATTGAGTGTGCAAAGAGCTATGCGAAGATGGCTGAATCTGCAAAGACACTAGCATTTCAACAG GAGCACATGCCATTCCGGGATATTTACCTCTCTGCCTTCAAGAACGATATTGAATACAGTCAGTTGATCATGCAAACCACAGCTGCTCTACAGTCCAACAAATTCATGCAG CCTCTGCAAGCTCGAAAGACTGAGCTAGATAAGCTGAGGAAGGAGGTGAAGGAACAATGGCAGAGAGAGCAGAAGAAAATG CATGAAGCAGAAAGTGCGCTGAAGAAGGCGCGGCTCCtgcagacacagagacaggaagaGTACGAGAAAGCACGCTGCTCCACCAATCGAGTGGAGGAGGATCAGATCGGAATGGCTGGAGGAAAACTGCTGGAGAAGAGACGAAAACTGGAGGAGGAAGCTCTGCAGAAG GCAGAGGAAGCCCAAGAACATTATAAGCAGTGCATCACAGATGTCGGGGTGAAGAGAGTGGACCTGGCCAACACCAAGAGCGAGATTCTTACTCAGATTCGAGAGCTTGTGTTTCAGTGCGACCTGACCCTGAAAGCA GTGACCGTGAACTGGTTTCAGATGCAGCAGGTGCAGGTGGTTTCCCTGCCTGTGAATTTCCAGTCGCTATGCGAGAACACTAAACTATATGAACCGGGTCTGTGTTACACTGAATTTGTGAAGAGCCTTCCCTCTGACAGGACCAGGGTGGAATCGTTCTCCTTTGACATCTGTGGGACACAGAACACAGG GTTGCCCCTCTCGAAACGAGTGATAATTAGCGGTCACTCACCCCAACTTCACTTGTCCCAGGCGTCTCTCACACCTGGAGACTTCCTGAGCGCAGATGATGTGGAGAGTCACGTCCAAGCACGCACCGGAAAGATGACAGGCAGACGCTCAAACAGCAGTACAGATATTCAAG CTCTGAAGATCCAAGGTCCGTTCCGGGTCTGGAGGACCAGCAGTCAGGGTGGAGGCATGTGCAGTGACTCTGAGAGCGCTGGAGGAAGCAGTGAATCTCGCTCTTTGGACTCCCCTACAGCAAGCCCAG GTGATTTTAAGAGAAGGCTTCCCAGAACCCCATCTACAGGCACAATGTCTTCAGCAGATGATCTGGATGAGAGAGAACCACCATCACCTTCAGATAATG GTCTGAGTGAAATGATAACGGAGGCAGCCAGCTCTCCTGGACCCTTCCGCAACACACAGATGTCTAAAGCGGCACAGACGCACAAGCTGAGGAAGCTCCGTGCACCATCAAAGTGCAGGGAGTGCGATAGTCTTGTGGTATTTCTCGGTGCTGAATGCGAGGAA TGTTCTCTTGCTTGTCATAAGAAGTGTTTGGAAACTCTTGCCATCCAGTGTGGGCACAAAAAGCTACAGGGAAAACTGCATCTGTTTGCTATCGACTTTGCTCAGGCAGCCAAGAACAGTCCTGATGGAATCCCCTTCATCATCAAAAAATGCACCTCGGAGATCGAAAATAGGGCTCTGAACATCAAG ggAATTTACCGTGTTAACGGTGCCAAATCTCGGGTGGAGAAGCTTTGTCAGGCCTTCGAGAACGGCAAAGACCTGGTGGAGCTTTCGGATCTCTACCCTCACGATATCAGCAACGTCCTCAAACTCTACCTACGACAG CTCCCAGAGCCCCTGATTCTTTTCCGATTCTATAACGACTTCATCGGATTGGCCAAAGAGAGTCAGAGTATCATTGTTGACGAGGTAGAGGCGTCAGGAGGAAATCCCGCCCCAGACAGCTCGCAGGTCAGCGTAGAGCTCAAGCGGGTCCTCTTCAAGATCAAAGACCTGCTGTGTCAGCTTCCTTCAGCCCACTACAAAACCCTGCAGTTCCTTATTCAGCACTTGCACAG GGTAACAGAAAGGGCTGATGAGAACAAGATGACTGCCAGTAATCTGGGCATCATTTTTGGACCCACACTGATCAAGCCCCGACAGGCTGATACAGAGGTCTCCCTGTCCTCTCTGGTGGACTACCCCTACCAGGCCCTGATGGTGGAGCTTTTGATCCGCCATTATGAGATGATCTTCGATACTCCTCTGAGTCCTCTTCCACCTTCCTCCCCTGTAGCAGAGAGCTCTCCACTCCCCATAAAATCACGCTTCACCCCACAAGAGAAGAAGCAACAGCTTAGCCGACATTCAAAGTCCCTGGTGGACATTAAGGAG CCAAAAGCTAAGACGTATAAAAGATATTCCTCCGTAATACCTTCTACACACCTGATGGATGAGGTGAAAGAGGGTAAGATAAGGTCTGACAAAGACTTTGCTGCAG TAGATGATACAGTGGACATCAACAAGTTCCTATCATCAAGCGTTCCTGAAATGCGAAACTCGCCTGGTCTTAGTCGCCGTAACCACGTCACCAGAGTTCAACTTCGGCCTCCGAGACCCAAGCTGATCTCTCGACCGATCAGCATGCCAGCTGAGCGGCTCCTCAACCTCGCCAAGGTGGATGAATGTAACGTGAAGAACGCCGTGGAGGAGGATGACAACAACGGTGGAAATCCTGTCATTGAGGAGGTGTCCGAAGAGGAGAAGCCCAAGTACAGAGCGGGAAACCATTACAGGAAATCTTACATCGATACGCAGACACTAAGGCGGACTTGGGACAAGCAATATAAGCATCATGACATCACTCCGAAGACCTTCGTGTTTACGACCGACTGTCCTTCTGATTCCGGGACCAATGATGCCAGCGTTCATACCACTTCTCTTACGTCTTCGTCTTTCTCAGAACACACCAAAACCCCCAGCACCGTTCTTGCTAACAGACCCTACACCATTGCTGTGAGGCCTGGACGGACTTTACGTAGGGAAGGTAATGTTAACGAGTATTGCCCCGTTCCCACATCCTTCAGGCCTCCCAGAACTCTGCAACCTCCTCCTGGAACGTTCTACAAACCTCCAGGTAGCCGAACCAAATCATTAACAGAGGTTGAGCTTAAGACTAGTAAAGCGACTGCAAACAGcactgaggaagaagaggaggatgacgatgatgatgatgatgatgaggatgaggaggagggggaGGAAGGGTTTGGGGTGGAAGTCTCAGTTGATGAGCCTGAGCCAGATTTGGACGCAGAACCATCACCAGAGCCGGATGCCCAGGATACGGACCCACTCCCACTCCACCAGTCTCCCAGCTCCAGTTCGGAGGAGCTCGGACAAAACGAGACCAAACCCGTATATCAGAGACTCAGATCGCGCCGCATGCAGGATCTCGAACACAGGGAGGCTCATTTTGTTTGA
- the LOC132124160 gene encoding rho GTPase-activating protein 29-like isoform X4, with protein sequence MLQQSSGGLNKLSLGMARLPNSHFFPLSSGSGSWGLGRSAKSSSLSSVSSASDSMDMAGADPDCIMQLVNDVRRFADALLHLKEAFNTKDHQDCLHKLVHERLGELLRVLKAVISKHHSLNSVEILSAAGTLIAKVKGVNFKEVNEDNKQTLFSEIYTSIDKLAFTFGNVVSDFLMGDVENGSALGLPQACRSRSFENLTVESSGCGPEKDDPPGPSPPARVEEMDGALLRSDSGVESALLYAKAWSKYTKELLAWVDKRLNMDIECAKSYAKMAESAKTLAFQQEHMPFRDIYLSAFKNDIEYSQLIMQTTAALQSNKFMQPLQARKTELDKLRKEVKEQWQREQKKMHEAESALKKARLLQTQRQEEYEKARCSTNRVEEDQIGMAGGKLLEKRRKLEEEALQKAEEAQEHYKQCITDVGVKRVDLANTKSEILTQIRELVFQCDLTLKAVTVNWFQMQQVQVVSLPVNFQSLCENTKLYEPGLCYTEFVKSLPSDRTRVESFSFDICGTQNTGLPLSKRVIISGHSPQLHLSQASLTPGDFLSADDVESHVQARTGKMTGRRSNSSTDIQALKIQGPFRVWRTSSQGGGMCSDSESAGGSSESRSLDSPTASPGDFKRRLPRTPSTGTMSSADDLDEREPPSPSDNGLSEMITEAASSPGPFRNTQMSKAAQTHKLRKLRAPSKCRECDSLVVFLGAECEECSLACHKKCLETLAIQCGHKKLQGKLHLFAIDFAQAAKNSPDGIPFIIKKCTSEIENRALNIKGIYRVNGAKSRVEKLCQAFENGKDLVELSDLYPHDISNVLKLYLRQLPEPLILFRFYNDFIGLAKESQSIIVDEVEASGGNPAPDSSQVSVELKRVLFKIKDLLCQLPSAHYKTLQFLIQHLHRVTERADENKMTASNLGIIFGPTLIKPRQADTEVSLSSLVDYPYQALMVELLIRHYEMIFDTPLSPLPPSSPVAESSPLPIKSRFTPQEKKQQLSRHSKSLVDIKEPKAKTYKRYSSVIPSTHLMDEVKEGKIRSDKDFAADDTVDINKFLSSSVPEMRNSPGLSRRNHVTRVQLRPPRPKLISRPISMPAERLLNLAKVDECNVKNAVEEDDNNGGNPVIEEVSEEEKPKYRAGNHYRKSYIDTQTLRRTWDKQYKHHDITPKTFVFTTDCPSDSGTNDASVHTTSLTSSSFSEHTKTPSTVLANRPYTIAVRPGRTLRREGNVNEYCPVPTSFRPPRTLQPPPGTFYKPPGSRTKSLTEVELKTSKATANSTEEEEEDDDDDDDDEDEEEGEEGFGVEVSVDEPEPDLDAEPSPEPDAQDTDPLPLHQSPSSSSEELGQNETKPVYQRLRSRRMQDLEHREAHFV encoded by the exons ATCACCAGGACTGTCTGCACAAGCTGGTTCACGAGCGTCTGGGAGAGCTGTTGCGTGTATTAAAAGCTGTGATTTCCAAGCATCACTCCCTGAATTCAGTGGAGATCCTCAGCGCGGCCGGGACCCTCATCGCAAAGGTCAAAG GTGTGAACTTCAAGGAAGTGAATGAAGACAATAAGCAGACACTCTTTTCTGAGATCTACACTTCCATAGATAAATTGGCCTTCACGTTTGGCAATGT AGTGTCTGACTTCCTTATGGGAGATGTAGAGAACGGCTCAGCCTTGGGGCTTCCTCAGGCCTGCAGGAGCAGG TCTTTTGAAAACCTGACGGTGGAGTCCAGTGGATGTGGGCCGGAAAAAGATGACCCTCCAG GTCCCTCTCCACCCGCTCGGGTGGAGGAGATGGATGGAGCTTTGCTCCGTAGTGACAGCGGGGTGGAGTCGGCCCTGCTTTATGCCAAAGCCTGGTCAAAATATACAAAGGAGCTCCTGGCCTGGGtggacaaacgtcttaatatgg ACATTGAGTGTGCAAAGAGCTATGCGAAGATGGCTGAATCTGCAAAGACACTAGCATTTCAACAG GAGCACATGCCATTCCGGGATATTTACCTCTCTGCCTTCAAGAACGATATTGAATACAGTCAGTTGATCATGCAAACCACAGCTGCTCTACAGTCCAACAAATTCATGCAG CCTCTGCAAGCTCGAAAGACTGAGCTAGATAAGCTGAGGAAGGAGGTGAAGGAACAATGGCAGAGAGAGCAGAAGAAAATG CATGAAGCAGAAAGTGCGCTGAAGAAGGCGCGGCTCCtgcagacacagagacaggaagaGTACGAGAAAGCACGCTGCTCCACCAATCGAGTGGAGGAGGATCAGATCGGAATGGCTGGAGGAAAACTGCTGGAGAAGAGACGAAAACTGGAGGAGGAAGCTCTGCAGAAG GCAGAGGAAGCCCAAGAACATTATAAGCAGTGCATCACAGATGTCGGGGTGAAGAGAGTGGACCTGGCCAACACCAAGAGCGAGATTCTTACTCAGATTCGAGAGCTTGTGTTTCAGTGCGACCTGACCCTGAAAGCA GTGACCGTGAACTGGTTTCAGATGCAGCAGGTGCAGGTGGTTTCCCTGCCTGTGAATTTCCAGTCGCTATGCGAGAACACTAAACTATATGAACCGGGTCTGTGTTACACTGAATTTGTGAAGAGCCTTCCCTCTGACAGGACCAGGGTGGAATCGTTCTCCTTTGACATCTGTGGGACACAGAACACAGG GTTGCCCCTCTCGAAACGAGTGATAATTAGCGGTCACTCACCCCAACTTCACTTGTCCCAGGCGTCTCTCACACCTGGAGACTTCCTGAGCGCAGATGATGTGGAGAGTCACGTCCAAGCACGCACCGGAAAGATGACAGGCAGACGCTCAAACAGCAGTACAGATATTCAAG CTCTGAAGATCCAAGGTCCGTTCCGGGTCTGGAGGACCAGCAGTCAGGGTGGAGGCATGTGCAGTGACTCTGAGAGCGCTGGAGGAAGCAGTGAATCTCGCTCTTTGGACTCCCCTACAGCAAGCCCAG GTGATTTTAAGAGAAGGCTTCCCAGAACCCCATCTACAGGCACAATGTCTTCAGCAGATGATCTGGATGAGAGAGAACCACCATCACCTTCAGATAATG GTCTGAGTGAAATGATAACGGAGGCAGCCAGCTCTCCTGGACCCTTCCGCAACACACAGATGTCTAAAGCGGCACAGACGCACAAGCTGAGGAAGCTCCGTGCACCATCAAAGTGCAGGGAGTGCGATAGTCTTGTGGTATTTCTCGGTGCTGAATGCGAGGAA TGTTCTCTTGCTTGTCATAAGAAGTGTTTGGAAACTCTTGCCATCCAGTGTGGGCACAAAAAGCTACAGGGAAAACTGCATCTGTTTGCTATCGACTTTGCTCAGGCAGCCAAGAACAGTCCTGATGGAATCCCCTTCATCATCAAAAAATGCACCTCGGAGATCGAAAATAGGGCTCTGAACATCAAG ggAATTTACCGTGTTAACGGTGCCAAATCTCGGGTGGAGAAGCTTTGTCAGGCCTTCGAGAACGGCAAAGACCTGGTGGAGCTTTCGGATCTCTACCCTCACGATATCAGCAACGTCCTCAAACTCTACCTACGACAG CTCCCAGAGCCCCTGATTCTTTTCCGATTCTATAACGACTTCATCGGATTGGCCAAAGAGAGTCAGAGTATCATTGTTGACGAGGTAGAGGCGTCAGGAGGAAATCCCGCCCCAGACAGCTCGCAGGTCAGCGTAGAGCTCAAGCGGGTCCTCTTCAAGATCAAAGACCTGCTGTGTCAGCTTCCTTCAGCCCACTACAAAACCCTGCAGTTCCTTATTCAGCACTTGCACAG GGTAACAGAAAGGGCTGATGAGAACAAGATGACTGCCAGTAATCTGGGCATCATTTTTGGACCCACACTGATCAAGCCCCGACAGGCTGATACAGAGGTCTCCCTGTCCTCTCTGGTGGACTACCCCTACCAGGCCCTGATGGTGGAGCTTTTGATCCGCCATTATGAGATGATCTTCGATACTCCTCTGAGTCCTCTTCCACCTTCCTCCCCTGTAGCAGAGAGCTCTCCACTCCCCATAAAATCACGCTTCACCCCACAAGAGAAGAAGCAACAGCTTAGCCGACATTCAAAGTCCCTGGTGGACATTAAGGAG CCAAAAGCTAAGACGTATAAAAGATATTCCTCCGTAATACCTTCTACACACCTGATGGATGAGGTGAAAGAGGGTAAGATAAGGTCTGACAAAGACTTTGCTGCAG ATGATACAGTGGACATCAACAAGTTCCTATCATCAAGCGTTCCTGAAATGCGAAACTCGCCTGGTCTTAGTCGCCGTAACCACGTCACCAGAGTTCAACTTCGGCCTCCGAGACCCAAGCTGATCTCTCGACCGATCAGCATGCCAGCTGAGCGGCTCCTCAACCTCGCCAAGGTGGATGAATGTAACGTGAAGAACGCCGTGGAGGAGGATGACAACAACGGTGGAAATCCTGTCATTGAGGAGGTGTCCGAAGAGGAGAAGCCCAAGTACAGAGCGGGAAACCATTACAGGAAATCTTACATCGATACGCAGACACTAAGGCGGACTTGGGACAAGCAATATAAGCATCATGACATCACTCCGAAGACCTTCGTGTTTACGACCGACTGTCCTTCTGATTCCGGGACCAATGATGCCAGCGTTCATACCACTTCTCTTACGTCTTCGTCTTTCTCAGAACACACCAAAACCCCCAGCACCGTTCTTGCTAACAGACCCTACACCATTGCTGTGAGGCCTGGACGGACTTTACGTAGGGAAGGTAATGTTAACGAGTATTGCCCCGTTCCCACATCCTTCAGGCCTCCCAGAACTCTGCAACCTCCTCCTGGAACGTTCTACAAACCTCCAGGTAGCCGAACCAAATCATTAACAGAGGTTGAGCTTAAGACTAGTAAAGCGACTGCAAACAGcactgaggaagaagaggaggatgacgatgatgatgatgatgatgaggatgaggaggagggggaGGAAGGGTTTGGGGTGGAAGTCTCAGTTGATGAGCCTGAGCCAGATTTGGACGCAGAACCATCACCAGAGCCGGATGCCCAGGATACGGACCCACTCCCACTCCACCAGTCTCCCAGCTCCAGTTCGGAGGAGCTCGGACAAAACGAGACCAAACCCGTATATCAGAGACTCAGATCGCGCCGCATGCAGGATCTCGAACACAGGGAGGCTCATTTTGTTTGA